In Amblyraja radiata isolate CabotCenter1 chromosome 10, sAmbRad1.1.pri, whole genome shotgun sequence, one DNA window encodes the following:
- the ccn1 gene encoding CCN family member 1: MKLISALLVLALSLAEATSCGPECRCPREEPRCAAGVRPVLDGCGCCRVCPRQLNDDCSTRLPCDHSRGLECNYGASHSAQQGICRAKLEGRPCEYNSRIYQNGEIFQPNCKHQCTCMDGAVGCLPLCSQELSLPDLGCPNPRLIKVPGHCCEEWTCDGGKERHHLSPYTNQLLHLLKKRVKNLPVWKAKCFVQTTEWSPCSRSCGIGIATRVTNDNPSCKLRKESRICDIRPCDQPSLPHLKKGKKCLRTRRSDTATHFSYAGCTSVKRYRTKHCGSCVDGRCCTPQQTRTVPVRFRCDDGESFSKDMMMIQSCRCQRRCPLDNEVSSPHVMLHNDIHKFLD, encoded by the exons ATGAAGCTCATATCAGCACTACTCGTCCTCGCACTCTCCCTCGCCGAG GCTACGAGCTGCGGGCCCGAGTGCCGCTGCCCCCGGGAGGAGCCGCGCTGCGCCGCCGGGGTGAGGCCGGTGTTGGACGGCTGCGGCTGTTGCCGCGTGTGTCCCCGGCAGCTGAACGACGACTGCAGCACCCGCTTGCCTTGCGACCACAGCCGCGGCCTGGAGTGCAACTACGGAGCGAGTCACAGCGCCCAACAAGGCATCTGCAGAG CCAAGTTGGAAGGACGACCATGCGAGTACAACAGTCGTATTTACCAGAACGGAGAGATCTTCCAGCCCAATTGCAAGCACCAGTGCACGTGTATGGATGGGGCGgtgggctgcctgcccctctgctCCCAGGAGCTCTCACTGCCCGACCTGGGCTGCCCCAACCCCAGGCTGATCAAAGTACCAGGCCACTGCTGTGAGGAGTGGACTTGTGACGGGGGCAAAGAACGGCACCACCTCTCTCCCTACACCAACCAGCTCCTCCATCTGCTCAAGAAGAGGGTCAAGAACCTGCCTG TGTGGAAAGCCAAGTGCTTTGTTCAGACGACGGAATGGTCCCCGTGTTCGAGGTCGTGCGGGATCGGCATCGCCACCAGAGTCACCAACGACAACCCCAGCTGCAAACTGCGCAAGGAGTCCAGGATCTGCGACATCAGGCCCTGCGACCAGCCCTCACTTCCCCACCTCAAG AAAGGGAAGAAGTGCCTGCGCACGCGGAGATCGGACACAGCGACGCATTTCAGCTACGCCGGCTGCACGAGTGTGAAGCGCTACCGCACCAAGCACTGCGGCTCGTGCGTGGATGGGCGCTGCTGCACGCCGCAGCAGACCCGCACCGTCCCAGTGCGATTCCGGTGTGACGACGGGGAGAGCTTCAGCAAGGACATGATGATGATCCAGTCATGCAGATGCCAGCGCCGCTGCCCACTAGACAACGAGGTGTCCAGCCCCCACGTCATGCTGCACAACGACATACACAAGTTCCTGGATTGA